From Cannabis sativa cultivar Pink pepper isolate KNU-18-1 chromosome 8, ASM2916894v1, whole genome shotgun sequence, a single genomic window includes:
- the LOC133030415 gene encoding WAT1-related protein At1g70260-like, whose amino-acid sequence MVVLGNIKGGNNFIKKLLECIPFGAMVTMEGCTIILTIWAKTVITNGMSPFVFVVYTHALSSIFLLPFSFFYHRNDKTDEEPIFNLNFFLRIFLLGLTGITIPQNLAFLGLSYSSPIVVCAMGLTFPSLSFLLSILLRTTKVDWRSRSFQTKVCGTIVSLVGATMVELYKGPLIKNSSSSLHLPMLSAAKKFLIFSTNNPQYWLLGGLLLAAANLCVAFWNTLQAGTVKQYPQVMKVASFYSTIGTLQSALLSALIFETDLNAWKLNLNSTELLLIVLTASFMGIIRSCVHLWCMRMKGPLYVPMFKPFGVVFATIFGTSLPASTLCYGSVIGTAIVGMGYFTVMWGQLNHEDEVSTNSNNTKQYDVESPPQEHNDVDDDDENYNVKTPLLKPQQNYVQ is encoded by the exons aTGGTGGTGTTGGGGAATATTAAAGGtggtaataattttattaaaaagttgTTGGAATGTATACCATTTGGAGCAATGGTGACAATGGAGGGTTGCACTATCATCTTAACCATTTGGGCTAAGACAGTTATCACTAATGGGATGAGTCCATTCGTTTTTGTGGTTTACACACATGCTCTTTCTTCTATTTTCCTCttacctttttctttcttttaccatCGCAACGACAA AACTGATGAAGAGCCAATATTCAACTTAAACTTCTTTCTGAGAATCTTCCTTCTCGGATTAACAGg GATCACTATACCTCAAAACCTGGCATTTTTGGGCCTATCTTACAGTTCTCCAATTGTTGTTTGTGCCATGGGTCTCACCTTTCCATCTTTGTCTTTCTTACTCTCTATACTCCTcag AACAACAAAAGTAGATTGGAGAAGTAGGAGCTTCCAAACAAAAGTATGTGGTACAATAGTATCATTGGTTGGAGCAACAATGGTGGAATTGTACAAGGGTCCACTTATTAAAAACTCTTCATCATCTCTCCATCTACCTATGCTCTCTGCAGCCAAGAAATTTTTAATCTTTTCCACAAATAATCCACAGTATTGGCTTCTTGGTGGCCTTTTACTGGCAGCTGCTAATTTATGTGTTGCCTTTTGGAACACTCTTCAG GCTGGAACTGTGAAACAATACCCACAAGTGATGAAAGTGGCATCGTTTTACAGCACCATTGGAACACTCCAATCTGCTTTACTTTCAGCCCTAATCTTCGAAACAGACTTAAATGCTTGGAAGCTAAACCTTAACAGCACCGAACTCCTCCTTATTGTTCTAACA GCAAGCTTTATGGGTATAATCCGAAGTTGTGTTCATCTGTGGTGCATGAGGATGAAAGGTCCACTATATGTGCCTATGTTCAAGCCCTTTGGTGTTGTTTTTGCCACTATTTTTGGTACTAGCCTCCCTGCTAGTACTCTTTGTTACGGAag TGTGATTGGAACGGCTATAGTTGGAATGGGGTACTTTACAGTGATGTGGGGTCAACTAAACCATGAAGATGAAGTGAGTACTAATAGTAATAATACTAAACAATATGATGTTGAGTCACCTCCACAAGAGCATAAtgatgttgatgatgatgatgagaatTATAACGTCAAAACTCCTCTCTTAAAACCACAACAAAATTAcgtccaataa
- the LOC133030416 gene encoding uncharacterized protein LOC133030416, producing MDTLYDYGVSMGYQKAWRAREKALELARGRQDDSYQQLPMYLHMLKVSNPGTITHLETDTKNRFKYLFLAFANSIRGWKHCRPVIITDGTFLKTSFGGTLFSASTMDANNNIFILAFEIGDSENDDSCDWFFNKIRETSSDREGLTIISDRHKSIEKTVKNAYPDHFHGACIFHFLNNIKSNFGGHGDELTINFVKAAKTYRVSSFEHYMSEIDKIDIRIRPYLENIGHHIWTRSHCPTRRYTMMTSNIAESINSAITAARSVPITLMIECLRSLGQKWVWKNGNEANGIFTEESVEAETVLRDNLVKGMKYQVEAITTILY from the exons ATGGACACACTATATGATTATGGGGTGTCAATGGGATATCAAAAGGCATGGAGAGCAAGAGAAAAAGCATTAGAATTGGCAAGAGGGAGACAAGATGACTCTTATCAACAGCTACCAATGTACTTACACATGCTGAAAGTATCAAATCCAGGAACAATCACACACTTggaaacagatacaaaaaatcgTTTCAAATACTTGTTTCTAGCATTCGCAAATTCAATAAGAGGCTGGAAACATTGTAGACCAGTCATTATCACAGATGGAACCTTCTTAAAAACATCATTTGGCGGGACTTTATTTTCAGCTTCTACAATGGATGCAAACAACAACATTTTCATATTGGCATTCGAAATAGGGGACTCAGAAAATGATGACTCTTGCGATtggtttttcaacaaaataagaGAAACATCTAGTGATAGAGAAG GATTAACAATAATATCAGACAGACATAAAAGTATTGAAAAAACAGTGAAGAATGCTTACCCAGACCACTTTCATGGAGCTTGCATATTCCACTTTCTTAACAACATCAAATCAAACTTTGGTGGACATGGAGATGAGCTCACTATAAACTTTGTGAAAGCTGCCAAAACATACAGGGTCAGCTCATTTGAGCATTACATGTCAGAAATAGACAAAATTGACATTCGCATAAGACCTTACCTGGAAAATATAGGACATCATATTTGGACTAGAAGCCACTGCCCAACAAGGAGGTACACTATGATGACTTCAAACATAGCAGAGTCAATCAATTCTGCAATCACAGCTGCAAGATCGGTGCCAATTACATTAATGATTGAATGTCTAAGAAGTTTAGGTCAAAAATGGGTGTGGAAGAATGGAAACGAAGCTAATGGAATATTCACAGAAGAATCTGTTGAAGCTGAAACAGTACTTAGAGATAATCTTGTTAAGGGAATGAAGTACCAG GTTGAAGCAATAACTACTATACTATACTAA